The proteins below are encoded in one region of Populus alba chromosome 2, ASM523922v2, whole genome shotgun sequence:
- the LOC118049958 gene encoding LOW QUALITY PROTEIN: cysteine-rich repeat secretory protein 55 (The sequence of the model RefSeq protein was modified relative to this genomic sequence to represent the inferred CDS: inserted 2 bases in 1 codon; deleted 1 base in 1 codon; substituted 1 base at 1 genomic stop codon), translating to MNLLSILLLLLLLCTCSAGRAGEFCNADSEISGNSQIFANIDRLLPALVFRTASTGFATVTYGKGQDXVYGLAQCRGDVSSKHCFSCIQDAAKQIHEVCPDQADARIWFDCCFLRYDNINFIGKVDTDLSIVYFNVEEVTEFEDFHDELAALTDQIRAEAVFFGNRGLGKGENKKLSRFVKLYALVQCIRDLSRIDCAQCLAIAIGNFPDFCDDRKGCXIFYSSCYVRYELYPFFFHIDSGNSLVNTSMVVANP from the exons ATGAATTTATTATCCATCCTTCTCCTCCTATTATTGCTATGCACTTGCAGTGCAGGTCGTGCGGGAGAGTTCTGCAATGCAGACAGCGAAATAAGTGGCAACAGCCAGATATTTGCAAATATTGACAGGTTATTGCCTGCGTTGGTTTTCAGGACTGCCTCGACTGGTTTTGCTACTGTCACCTATGGCAAAGGACAAGA AGTCTATGGTCTAGCACAATGCAGAGGAGATGTGAGCAGCAAACACTGCTTCAGTTGTATCCAAGATGCAGCTAAGCAAATCCATGAAGTTTGTCCAGACCAGGCCGATGCCAGGATTTGGTTCGATTGCTGCTTTTTACGGTATGACAACATAAATTTCATTGGAAAAGTTGACACAGATCTTAGCATAGTCTACTTTAATGTTGAAGAAGTAACAGAATTTGAAGACTTTCATGACGAGCTAGCAGCTCTGACGGATCAGATAAGAGCTGAAGCTGTTTTTTTC GGGAATAGAGGGCTGGGAAAGGGTGAAAACAAGAAACTATCTAGATTTGTGAAACTTTATGCTCTGGTCCAGTGCATTAGGGACCTATCTCGGATAGACTGTGCACAGTGTCTGGCTATTGCTATTGGAAATTTCCCTGACTTTTGTGATGACAGAAAGGGATGCTGAATTTTCTATAGCAGCTGTTACGTTCGATATGAGCTCTATCCATTTTTCTTCCACATTGATTCCGGAAATTCCCTGGTTAATACTTCAATGGTTGTAGCTAATCCCTAG
- the LOC118049956 gene encoding ras-related protein RABA5e has protein sequence MGREQEEGEGGEEYLFKIVVIGDSAVGKSNLLSRFARNEFDSNSKATIGVEFQTQVVDIDGKEIKAQIWDTAGQERFRAVTSAYYRGAVGALIVYDITRRTSFDSVKRWLDELGTHCDTAIARMLVGNKCDLDSIREVSRDEGKSLAEEESLFFMETSALDSTNVEAAFEVVIREIYNNMSRKILNSDSYKTELTANRVSLVNGDNSSKKYGFSCCNT, from the exons ATGGGTCGAGAACAAGAAGAAGGGGAAGGGGGTGAAGAGTACTTGTTCAAGATAGTGGTCATAGGAGACTCTGCTGTTGGGAAATCCAACTTGTTGTCAAGATTTGCTAGAAATGAGTTTGATAGCAATTCAAAGGCTACAATTGGGGTAGAGTTCCAGACCCAAGTGGTGGATATTGATGGCAAAGAAATCAAGGCACAGATCTGGGACACTGCTGGTCAAGAGAGGTTTAGAGCTGTCACCTCTGCTTACTATAGAGGTGCTGTTGGTGCTCTCATTGTTTATGATATCACCAGGAGGACGAGCTTTGATAGTGTTAAGAGGTGGCTTGATGAACTTGGCA CTCATTGCGACACTGCGATCGCAAGAATGCTTGTAGGGAACAAGTGTGATCTTGACAGTATCAGAGAAGTGAGTAGAGACGAGGGCAAGAGCCTTGCGGAGGAAGAAAGTCTATTCTTCATGGAGACATCGGCCCTTGATTCTACTAATGTTGAAGCTGCTTTCGAGGTTGTTATCCGTGAAATCTACAATAATATGAGCAGGAAAATCTTAAACTCTGATTCATACAAGACTGAGCTGACAGCCAATCGAGTGAGCCTGGTGAATGGTGACAACTCGTCCAAGAAGTATGGCTTCTCTTGCTGCAATACATAG
- the LOC118049955 gene encoding uncharacterized protein gives MDSIQNRVEAWIRDQRARILKVSWGPLQWRMRWPPWINGDEREHRKRIQQEYELRKKQLHDLCNAVKAESVADLQDILCCMVLSECVYKRPADEMVRVVNKFKADFGGQIVALERVQPSADHVPHRYLLAEAGDTLFASFIGTKQYKDVMTDANILQGAIFHEDTREDTVRMDVVESGQCESQKDSVENYLNASQSKPKQLEDQIKPAAHRGFMARAKGIPALELYKLAQKKNRKLVLCGHSLGGAVAALATLAILRVIAASSPSKENERIQVKCITFSQPPVGNAALRDYVHKKGWQHHFKSYCIPEDLVPRILSPAYFHHYNAQPLSNNAEAESSSGITSKHEERTEKPRAQKPKENEGEQLVMGLGPVQTSFWRLAKLVPLEGFRRQFNKYNGKQVDPIEATSATNSVRPSIENVAEPQSLEIQEGSDGISLKPLSDNNNGLPNEAMTGKVAEKTNAKSENKRNWNRVPYLPSYVPFGQLFLLGNSSVELLSGTEYSKLTSVRSVIAELRERLQSHSMKSYRFRFQRIYDMCMGDGTSSFLGIEQLPQFPNLQQWLGLAVAGAVELAHIVDLPVIRTATSIVPLGWSGIPDDKNGEPLKVDITGFRLHLCNLVHAQVNGNWCSTTVESFPSAPSYYSNNGSQPELQKIRVLVGAPLRRPPKHPIVTDSFMPVFPSIDSDAANLIKENSSGNDEKFLLPDGLSDFCIFCTSDFATVSKEVHVRTRRVRLLGLEGAGKTSLFKAIMGQGRLTTITNFENINLEADIQEGVAGGVCYSDSAGVNLQELHMEVSHFRDELWMGIRDLGRKTDLIILVHNLSHKIPRCSKLNASQQQPVLSLLLDEAKVLGIPWVIAVTNKFSVSAHQQKAAIDAVLQAYQASPNTAEVVNSCPYVMSSAASASLSLTASNGDSYGKTGAQKLSFDPINLVRWPFQKRDTIFAVEGVNSLCQLVHRVLQSHEEASLQEFARDRLLAELAREHALAIDASRNSKAKASSLTAAAVGASLGAGLGIVLAVVMGAASALRKP, from the exons ATGGATTCGATACAGAACAGAGTAGAGGCATGGATCAGAGACCAGAGAGCCAGGATCCTCAAGGTATCATGGGGGCCACTGCAGTGGAGAATGCGGTGGCCTCCGTGGATCAACGGAGACGAAAGAGAACACAGAAAGAGAATTCAACAAGAGTACGAACTCAGGAAGAAACAGCTTCACGATCTCTGTAATGCCGTCAAAGCTGAGTCCGTTGCCGATTTGCAGGACATTCTATGTTGCATGGTACTCTCTGAATGCGTCTACAAg AGACCTGCTGATGAGATGGTTCGAGTCGTGAATAAATTTAAGGCTGATTTTGGAGGGCAAATCGTTGCTCTGGAACGCGTGCAGCCGTCTGCAGATCACGTACCTCACAg GTACTTATTGGCAGAAGCAGGTGACACGCTATTTGCTTCATTTATTGGAACAAAGCAGTACAA GGATGTCATGACCGATGCAAATATACTGCAAGGTGCTATATTTCATGAGGATACTAGAGAGGATACTGTCCGGATGGATGTTGTTGAATCTGGTCAATGTGAAAGCCAGAAGGATAGTgttgaaaattatttgaatgcttcccaatcaaaaccaaaacaacTAGAAGATCAAATTAAGCCTGCTGCCCATCGA GGTTTCATGGCTCGTGCTAAGGGGATTCCTGCTTTAGAATTGTACAAGCTTGCTCAGAAGAAGAATCGAAAACTTGTATTATGTGGACATTCACTTGGTGGAGCT GTGGCAGCTTTAGCTACCCTTGCCATTCTGAGGGTCATTGCTGCATCCTCaccatcaaaagaaaatgaaagaatccAGGTTAAATGCATCACATTTTCTCAACCCCCAGTTGGGAATGCTGCTTTACGAGA TTATGTCCATAAAAAAGGCTGGCAACACCATTTTAAGAGTTACTGCATACCAGAGGATTTGGTGCCCCGCATCCTATCTCCTGCTTATTTTCATCATTATAACGCTCAACCTTTGTCAAACAATGCCGAGGCTGAAAGTTCCAGTGGAATTACGTCAAAACATGaggaaagaacagaaaaaccAAGGGCACAGAAGCCAAAAGAGAACGAGGGGGAGCAGTTGGTTATGGGCTTAGGCCCTGTGCAGACTTCTTTTTGGAGACTAGCAAAACTTGTACCTTTAGAAGGTTTTCGAAGgcaatttaataaatacaatgGAAAACAAGTTGATCCTATAGAAGCAACCTCAGCAACTAATTCTGTAAGACCTTCAATCGAGAATGTAGCTGAACCGCAATCTCTTGAAATCCAAGAGGGTTCTGATGGCATATCTCTTAAGCCATTATCTGACAATAATAATGGGCTACCAAACGAGGCAATGACTGGAAAAGTGGCTGAAAAAACTAATGCTAAAAGTGAGAATAAAAGGAACTGGAATAGAGTACCTTATTTGCCTTCATATGTCCCATTTGGTCAG CTCTTTCTCTTGGGAAACTCATCAGTGGAATTATTGTCGGGTACAGAGTACTCTAAATTGACATCG GTCAGATCTGTGATTGCTGAGCTAAGGGAACGACTTCAATCACATTCAATGAAGTCATATAGGTTTCGATTTCAAAG AATCTATGATATGTGCATGGGGGATGGCACATCATCTTTCCTAGGAATTGAGCAACTGCCTCAATTTCCGAATTTACAACAGTGGCTTGGGCTTGCAGTTGCTGGTGCTGTAGAGCTTGCACATATTGTGGATTTACCAGTTATTCGCACAGCTACTTCAATTGTTCCTCTTGGATGGAGTGGTATTCCTGATGATAAGAATGGAGAGCCCTTAAAAGTTGATATCACTGGTTTTAGGTTGCACCTTTGTAATCTGGTTCATGCTCAAGTAAATGGTAACTG GTGTTCAACTACAGTGGAGTCATTTCCTTCAGCACCCAGCTACTATTCAAATAATGGATCACAGCCAGAATTACAAAAGATAAGGGTCTTAGTTGGGGCACCACTGAGACGACCACCAAAGCATCCAATAGTAACAGATTCTTTTATGCCTGTTTTTCCTTCTATTGATTCAGATGCTGCGAATCTCATTAAAGAAAACAGTTCAGGAAATGATGAGAAGTTCCTCCTACCAGATGGTTTGagtgatttttgtattttttgtacaAGTGATTTTGCAACTGTCTCAAAGGAGGTCCATGTCAGAACACGTAGAGTGCGCTTACTTGGTCTTGAG GGTGCGGGTAAAACTTCTCTTTTTAAGGCTATTATGGGTCAAGGCAGACTAACCACCATTACCAATTTTGAGAATATTAATTTAGAGGCTGATATTCAAGAAGGTGTTGCTGGTGGTGTATGCTACTCAGATTCAGCTGGAGTAAATTTGCAG GAGCTGCATATGGAAGTCTCTCATTTCAGGGATGAACTGTGGATGGGAATTCGTGACCTTGGTAGGAAGACAGATTTGATAATTCTTGTGCACAACCTCTCCCATAAGATTCCTCGTTGCAGTAAACTGAATGCCTCACAGCAACAGCCAGTCCTTTCACTTCTATTAGATGAGGCTAAAGTTCTTGGAATTCCTTGGGTTATTGCTGTAACAAACAAATTCTCTGTGAGTGCACATCAACAAAAGGCAGCAATTGATGCTGTTTTGCAGGCGTACCAAGCATCTCCAAATACTGCAGAAGTTGTCAATTCCTGTCCCTATGTCATGTCCAGTGCAGCAAGTGCCTCATTGTCATTGACTGCAAGTAATGGAGATTCTTATGGGAAAACAGGTGCTCAAAAGCTTAGTTTTGATCCAATTAATCTTGTCCGGTGGCCATTTCAGAAACGAGACACCATTTTTGCTGTTGAGGGTGTGAACTCACTTTGTCAACTTGTCCACCGTGTGCTGCAGAGCCATGAAGAGGCCTCTTTACAG GAATTTGCTAGAGATAGGCTTTTGGCAGAGCTGGCACGAGAACATGCACTGGCAATAGATGCCAGTCGAAACTCTAAAGCCAAGGCATCTTCTTTAACCGCTGCGGCTGTCGGTGCCTCCCTCGGGGCCGGTCTTGGCATTGTACTGGCTGTTGTCATGGGTGCAGCATCTGCTTTGAGGAAGCCCTAA